Genomic DNA from Mycobacterium stomatepiae:
CGGCTGGGCGCCACCGTCGTCGTCAACGACATCGCCGCCGCGCTGGACGCCTCGGACGTCATCGACGAGATCAGCGCCGCGGGTTCCAAGGCCGTCGCGGTGTCCGGTGACATCAGCCAGCGTTCGACGGCCGACGAATTGGTCTCCTGCGCCGACGGGCTCGGCGGACTCGACATCGTGGTCAACAACGCCGGCATCACCCGCGACCGGATGCTGTTCAACATGTCCGACGAGGAATGGGACCAGGTCATCGCCGTGCATCTGCGCGGGCATTTCCTGCTCACCCGCAACGCCGCGACCTACTGGCGCAGCCGGGCCAAGGATGCCGGGGGATCGATCTTCGGCCGGATCGTCAACACCGCCTCCGAGGCCGGACTGGTGGGCCCGGTGGGCCAGGCCAACTACGGCGCCGCCAAGGCGGGGATCATCTCGCTCACCCTGACGGCCGCGCGGGCGCTGGGCCGCTACGGGGTGTGCGCCAACGCGATCTGCCCACGCGCGCGCACCGCGATGACGGCGGACGTATTCGGCAGCGCACCGGATATAGAGGAAGGCGGCGTCGACCCGCTGTCGCCTGAACACGTGGTGAACCTGGTGCAGTTCCTGTCGTCTCCGGCTGCCGCGGAGGTTAACGGCCAGGTGTTCATTGTTTACGGACCTCAGGTGACATTGGTCTCAGCTCCGACCGCCGAGCACAGGTTCACTGCGGACGGCGCGGCGTGGGAGTCGGCTCAACTGAGCAGCACATTGCGCGACTACTTTGCTGGTCGGGATCCGGAACGTAACTTTTCCGCGACCGCTTTAATGGAACAATAGCGGCGGCAGAACTTTTTCTCCGGACGGAATCAGCTAGTAGAACGTGTGTCAGATTGTCAATGGCATAAGGGCGCTGACCAGGACAAATCAACGCATTATCCAGAGATAACCTGTTCATTGACACGGTGAACTTCTTCTGGGTTAATATGATCCGGCTCACACGGAGCCGGCCGCGATGAACGACGACGCAAAGGTGACGCATAGGCTTCGCCGTGAGCAGCAAAGGGGGGTGCCGCGTTGATCGAACAGCTTGCGGTTCCGGCCCGCGCTGTCGGCGGGTTTTTCGAGATGATGATCGACACGGCCCGTGCTTCTTTCCGACGACCGTTTCAAGGCCGCGAGTTTTTGGATCAGACGTGGATGATCGCGCGCGTGTCGCTGGTCCCGACGCTGTTGGTGTCGATCCCATTCACGGTCCTGGTGGCATTCACCCTCAATATCCTGCTCCGCGAGATCGGTGCGGCCGATTTGTCAGGCGCCGGAACGGCATTCGGCACCATCACCCAGCTGGGCCCGGTGGTGACCGTGCTCGTCGTCGCCGGTGCGGGCGCCACCGCGATCTGTGCGGACCTCGGCGCGCGCACCATCCGTGAGGAAATCGATGCGATGCGGGTGCTCGGCATCGACCCGATCCACCGGCTGGTGGTGCCCCGCGTTCTGGCGTCGACCGTTGTCGCGCTGCTGCTGAACGGTTTGGTGTGCGCCATCGGTTTATCCGGTGGCTATGTTTTCTCTGTCTTCCTCCAGGGCGTCAACCCCGGCGCGTTCATCAACGGGTTGACCGTGTTGACCGGATTGCGTGAGTTGGTGCTCGCCGAAGTCAAGGCGCTGCTGTTCGGCGTGATGGCCGGCCTCGTCGGCTGCTACCGCGGCCTCACCGTCAAAGGTGGGCCGAAGGGCGTCGGCAACGCGGTCAACGAAACCGTCGTCTACGCATTCATCTGTCTGTTCGTCATCAACGTGGTGATGACGGCCATCGGCGTGCGGTTCTCGACGAAGTGAGCACGCGATGAGCTACGACCTCACTTACCGATTCCGCAACATCGCGGCGAGATTGCAAGGCCCGGTTGACGACTTCGGTGAGCAGGCGTTGTTCTACGGCCAGACGATGCGCTATGTCCCCAACGCACTCACCCGGTATCGCAAGGAGACGATCCGGCTCGTCGCGGAGATGACGCTGGGCGCGGGTGCGCTGGTGATGATCGGTGGCACGGTCGGCGTCGCGGCGTTCCTGACGCTGGCCTCCGGCGGGGTCATCGCCGTGCAGGGTTACTCGTCGCTGGGCAACATCGGTATCGAGGCATTGACCGGCTTCCTGTCGGCGTTCCTGAACGTGCGCGTGGTCGCACCTGTCATTGCCGGCATCGCGCTGGCAGCGACGATCGGTGCCGGTGCCACCGCCCAATTGGGTGCCATGCGGGTGTCCGAGGAAATCGACGCCGTCGAATGCATGGCGGTGCACTCGGTGTCCTATTTGGTGTCGACTCGGCTGATCGCCGGCCTGGTCGCGATCATCCCGCTGTACTCGCTATCGGTGCTCGCCGCGTTCTTCGCTGCCCGCTTCACCACGGTCTTCATCAATGGGCAGTCGGCCGGTCTGTACGACCACTACTTCAACACGTTCCTGATCCCGTCGGACCTCCTTTGGTCGTTCCTGCAGGCCATCGTGATGTCCATCGCGGTGATGCTGGTCCATACCTATTACGGCTACAACACCAGCGGTGGGCCGGTGGGCGTGGGCATCGCGGTCGGTCAGGCGGTGCGGACCTCACTGATCGTCGTCGTCGTCATCACTTTGTTCATCTCGCTGGCCGTCTACGGCGCTTCCGGTAACTTCAATCTCTCCGGGTAAGGGGGGACCGCTCAATATATGGCAGACGCCGGATCGCGACGTACAACTGTTCGGCTGGCAGCGGCGCTGCTGGCCAGTTTGTTGGTGGCGTTTTCGGTGCTGACCTACCTCTCCTACACAGCGGCTTTTGCCTCCGTCGACACGGTCACCGTCGCGGCGCCGCGGGCCGGGCTGGTGATGGACAAGGGCGCCAAGGTCAAGTACCGCGGCATCCAGATCGGCAAGGTCACCGACATCAACTACGGTGGCGACCAGGCACGCCTGACGCTGGCGATCAACAGCGACGACATGCATTACATTCCGTCCAACGCGGCCGTACATATCGCGGGCAATACGATTTTCGGCGCCAAATCGGTGGAATTCGTTCCGCCCCAGGTGCCTTCGCCGACGTCGTTGCGCCCCAACGCGCACGTCCAGGCCGCCGCGGTGCAGCTGGAAGTCAACACGCTGTTCCAATCGCTGATGGATCTGCTGCATAAGGTCGACCAGGTCGAGCTGAACGGAACGCTCAGCGCCTTCGCCGAGGGCCTGCGTGGCCACGGCGACGACTTCGGTGCGCTGCTCTCGGGGTTGAATACCCTGACGCAACAGACGAATCCGAAGCTGCCCGCGTTGCAGGAGGACTTCCGCAAGACGGCCATCGTCACGGGCGTCTACGCCGACGCGGCCCCGGACCTGAACACGATCTTCGACAACCTGCCCACCATCAACAAGACCGTCGTCGATCAGCAGAAAAACCTCAACAACACGCTATTGGCCACGATTGGCCTATCCAACAACGCTTACGAGACGTTGCAGCCGGCCGAGCAGGACTTCATCGACGCCATCAACCGGCTGCGGGCACCTCTTAAGGTCGCGTCCGACTACTCGCCCGAATTCGGTTGTCTGTTCAAGGGTATCGATCGTGGGCTAAAGGAGTTCGGGCCCATTCTCGGTGTCCGCAAGGCCGGCTTGTTCACCTCGTCGAGCTTTGTGCTGGGCGCGCCGGCGTACACCTTCCCGGAATCACTGCCGATCGTGAACGCCTCCGGCGGACCGAACTGCCGTGGCTTGCCGGACATTCCGAACAAGCAGAACGGCGGGTCGTGGTACCGCGCGCCGTTCCTGGTCACCGACAACGCCAACATCCCCTACGAGCCGTTCACCGAACTGCAGTTCGACGCACCCTCGACGCTGCAATTCCTGTTCCACGGCTCCTTCGCGGAACGGGACGACTTCTGATGGCGAGTTCGGAATTGCCATCGCACCGGTCGATGGTGATCAAGGTCAGCGTGTTTACGGTAACGATGCTGCTGGTGGCCGCGGGCCTGGTGGTGGTCTTCGGTGATTTCCGGTTCGGCGACGAAAGCACCTACCACGCAACGTTTATCGATGCGTCTAAGTTGAAGGCAGGCCAAAAGGTCCGCATTTCGGGTGTGCCGGTCGGCTCGGTGAACGGCCTCAAACTCAACCCGGATAACACCGTCGACGTGGCATTCGAAATCGACAGCCGCTACACGCTGTACTCGTCGACACGCGCGGTGATCCGCTACGAAAACCTGGTCGGTGACCGCTTCCTCGAGATCACGTCCGGCCCGGGCGAGCTGCGTAAGCTGGCACCGGGGGGAACGATCAACGCCCAACACACCCAGCCAGCACTGGATTTGGATGCGCTGCTGGGTGGGCTCAAGCCGGTGCTCAAGGGCTTGGATGCCGACAAGGTCAACACGATCAGCGGCGCGGTCATCGAGCTGTTGCAGGGCCAGGGTGGAGCATTGTCGAACGTGCTGGCCGACACCAGCGCATTCTCGACGGCGCTGAGCCAGCGCGACCAACTGATCGGCGACGCGATCACCAACCTGAACGGGGTGCTGGGCACCATCGATCAGAAGAGTGCGCAATTCTCGACCAGTGTCGACCAGCTGCAGCAGTTGATCAGCGGTCTGGCCAAAAACAAGGATTCGATCGCGGGAGCCATTCCGCCGCTGGCATCGACCACGACCGATCTCACCGAGCTGCTGAAGAATTCGCGTCGACCGCTGCAAGGCATCCTGGAGAACACCCGGCCGCTGGCGACCGAAATCGACAACCGTAAGGCCGAGGTGGACAACGACGTTGAGCAACTGGGCGAGGACTATCTGCGCCTTGCCGCACTCGGCGCCTACGGGTCATTCTTCAACATCTACTTCTGTTCGGTGACGATCAAGATCAACGGACCGGCCGGTAGCGACATCCGCCTGCCCTTGGGTGGCCAGGTGGATCCCAGCGTAGGGAGGTGCGCTTTTGCCAAGTAACGCCAAGCGCGAACGTGACCCCTTGCGCACCGGGGTCTTCGGTGTAGTGCTGGTTCTCTGCGTGGTGTTGCTCGCATTCGGCTACGCCAACTTGCCGTTCTATCCGCAGGGCCGGGTCTACGACGCTTACTTCAGCGACGCCGGCGGCATCTCGCCCGGCAACTCCGTTTACGTGTCGGGCTTCAAGGTCGGCAAGGTGCAGGCTGTCGGACTGGCCGGAGACAGCGCGAAGGTGACGTTCTCGGTGGATCGCCACATCGCGGTCGGTGACCAGTCGCTGGCCGCGATCCGTACCGACACCATCCTCGGCGAGCGCTCGATCGCGGTGACTCCCGCGGGTCATGGCAAGGCGACCACTATTCCGCGCAGCCGCACGACCACGCCGTACACGCTGGCCGGCGCGCTCGAGGATTTGGGGCAAAACGCGAACGACCTGGACAAGCCGCAGTTCGAACAGGCGTTGAACGTTCTCACCGACACGCTGCACGGCGCGACCCCGGAACTGCGCGGCGCGCTCGACGGGGTGACGTCGCTATCGCGCACGCTGAACCGGCGGGACGAGGCGCTGCAAAGCCTGCTGGCACACGCGAAATCGGTGACTGGTGTGTTGTCGCAACGCGCCGACCAGGTCAACAAGTTGGTCGACGACGGCAACGAGTTGTTCGCCGCGCTCGACGAGCGCAGCGCCGCGCTGGGACAATTGATCTCGGGCATCAGCGGCCTGTCGGCACAGCTGTCTGGGTTCGTGGCCGACAACCGCAAGGAGTTCGGCCCGGCCCTGAGCAAACTCAACGACGTGTTGAGCAATCTGAACGAGCGCCGCGACTACATCACCGAGGCCTTGAAACGGTTGCCCACCTATGCGACCGAGCTCGGCGAGGTCGTGGGATCCGGGCCCGGATTCAACGTCAACGTATACGGTGTGATCCCGGCACCGCTACTGGCGACGATGTTCGACTTCTTCTACCAGCCGGGTAAGCTGCCGGCCAGCCTCTCCGACTACCTGCGCGGGTTGATCCAAGAACGCTGGACCATCCGACCGAAGTCGCCATGATCCAGCGAATCGCCGGCAGCCGCGGGCTGCGCTACACCACCATCATCGCGCTGATCGCGGTGCTGGTGGGCGGCGTGTATGTGCTTACTTCCCAAGCGAATAACCGCACCATCGTTGGCTACTTCACGTCCGCGGTCGGGCTGTACCCCGGTGATCAGGTACGTGTCCTGGGCGTTCCGATCGGCAAGATCGACTCGATCGAACCGCGGCCGTCGGACGTCAAAATCACGATGACGGTGCCCAAGGACGTGAAGATCCCGAAGGATGCCAAGGCCGTTATCATGTCGCCGAACCTGGTGGCGGCGCGGTTCATTCAGCTTGCCCCGGCATATACCGGCGGGGCGGTGCTGCCCGACGGCGCGAGCATCGACCTGAACCGCACCGCGGTCCCGGTGGAATGGGACGAGGTCAAGGAGGCGCTGACCCAACTGGCCGTCTCGCTGGGCCCGGCGGGTGGGTCCGTGCAGGGCCCGTTGGGCGCGGCGATCAATCAGGCCGCGGACACGTTCGATGGTAAGGGCCAATCGTTCCACGGTGCGCTGCAAGAGCTTTCGCAGGTTGCTGGGCGACTGGGGGATTCACGCAATGACATCTTCGGTACGGTCAAGAACCTGCAGGTTCTGGTCAACGCGTTGTCGGCGAGCAACGAGCAGATCGTGCAGTTCGCCGGAAGCGTGGCCTCGGTGTCGCAGGTACTCGCCGACAGCTCGCGCCACCTGGACAACACCCTGGGCACGCTCAATCAAGCACTGACCGATATCCGCGGCTTCCTGCACGAGAACAACTCGACGCTGATCGATACGGTCAACCAGCTCAACGACTTCAGCAAGACATTGAGCGATCAGAGCGACAACATCGAACAGATCTTGCACGTCGCCGGTCCCGGTATCGCCAACTTCTACAACATCTATGACCCGGCACAGGGCACACTGAACGGCCTGTTGTCCATCCCCGAGTTCGCCAACCCGGTGCAGTTCATCTGCGGCGGGTCGTTCGAAACCGCGGCGGGGTCGAGGGCACCCGACTACTATCGGCGCGCCGAGCTGTGCCGCGAGCGCCTGGGGCCGGTGCTGCGCCGGCTGGCGGTGAACTACCCGCCGGTCATGTTCCACCCGCTCAACACGATCACGGCGTATAAGGGCCAGATCATCTACGACACACCGGAAACCCAAGCCAAGGCGCAGACACCGATCCCGCAGCTGACGTGGATACCGGCCCCGGGTGTCCCGCCGCCCGCCGTCCAGAATCCGGCGGACCTGCAGGCTCTGCTGGTGCCGACGGCCCCGCAGGCCGGCCCGCCGCCGGGCGCGCCGGCTGGTGCTGGCCCGGCGCCAGCCCCGGGACCAGCACCCGGATCCGCGTTCGGTCCCCTTCCGGGTCCCGCGCAGGGACCTTCGGCGGGGCTGCAAAATGGCCCGGGGGCCGGCGGATGAGAAGAATCCTGTTGCGCAGCAGCGCATTGGCATCGGGCACTGTGTTGCTCGCCGGTTGCCAATTCGGCGGCCTGAATTCGCTGTCGATGCCTGGCACCGCCGGTCACGGCAGTGGCGCATACTCGATCACTGTCGAGATGCCCGATGTCGCCACGATGCCGCAGAACTCGCCGGTAATGGTCGACGATGTCACGGTCGGCAGTGTGTCCGGTATCGCTGCCGAGCAGCGAGCGGACGGATCTTTCTATGCCGCAGTAAAATTGGCGTTGGACAAGAACGTCGTGCTGCCGGCTAACGCGACCGCGACGGTCGCGCAGACGTCGTTGCTCGGTTCGCTGCACATCGATCTGGCCCCGCCGAAGGGCAAGCCGGCCACCGGCAGGCTCGTCGACGGTTCCAAGATCTCGGAGTCAAACACGGGCCGCTTCCCCACGACCGAAGAGGTTTTCTCTGCCCTCGGTGTCGTGGTCAACAAGGGCAATCTCGGTGCGCTGGAAGAGATCACCGACGAGACCTACCAGGCCGTGGCCGGTCGGCAAGGCCAGTTCAAGGATCTGATGCCCAGGCTGGCCGAACTGACCTCGGGACTCAACCGGCAGGTCGGCGACATCATCAACGCGGTCGACGGTCTGAACCGATTTTCCGCGACCCTGGAGCGCGACAAGGCCAACCTGGGCCGGGCGCTCGACACTCTGCCCGAAGCGCTGAAGGTACTCAACAAGAACCGGGAACACATTGTCGAGGCGTTCTCCGCGCTGAAGAAATTGGCGACGGTTACCTCGCACGTGCTGTCGAAGACGAAGGTGGACTTCGCCGAAGATCTCAAAGCTCTGTACTCGGTGGTGAAGGCGCTCAACGATAACCGGAAGAATCTCGTCACGTCGCTGCAGATATTGCTGACGTTCCCGTTCCCCAACTACGGCATCAAGCAAGCCGTGCGGGGCGATTACCTCAACGTGTTCACCACGTTCGACCTCACCTTGCGCCGGCTTGGTGAGACGTTCTTCACCACGTCGTATGCGCTCGATCCGAACATGATGCACATGAGCGAAATCCTCAACCCGCCCGATTTCTTGACCGGCGAACTGGCCAACCTGTCCGGACAGGCGGCCGACCCGTTCAAGATTCCACCCGGCACGGCTTCGGGACAGTAGGCGCGGCGCAGATGATAGACAAACTCACCAGGATTCAGCTCTGGATATTCGCGTTGATCACCGCGATCACGCTGACCATCATGGCGATCTTCTATCTGCGGCTGCCCGCGACGTTCGGCATCGGAACCTATCTGGCCAGTGCCGACTTCGTCGCCGGAGGCGGCCTGTACAAGAGCGCAAACGTCACTTATCGGGGAGTCGCGGTCGGCCGGGTGGAGTCGGTGGGGCTGAACCCCAACGGTGTTACCGCCGAAATGCGGCTGAACAGCGGCACTCCCATTCCGTCGAACGTCGTCGCCACCGTGAAGAGTGTCTCGGCGGTCGGTGAGCAATACGTCGACCTGGTGCCGCCCAAGGATCCGGCATCGACCAAGTTGCACAACGGATCTCGGATCGATCGGGCCAACACCCGGATCGGCCAAGATGTTTCCGATCTGTTGAAACGGGCCGAGACGCTGGTCAACAGCCTCGGGGACACCAAGTTACGGGAGCTGTTGCACGAGACATTCCAGGCGGCTAACGGGTCGGGGCCGGAGCTGGCCCGGCTGCTCGAATCGGCCCGGTTACTGGTGGATGAGGCCAACGCCGACTACCCGCAGGTCTCGCAGTTGATCGATCAGGCGGGCCCACTCCTGCAATCCCAGATCCGCGCCGGCGCCGACATCAAGTCGCTGGCAGATGGGTTGGCGCGGTTCACTTCCGAGGTGCAACACGCCGACCCTCAGCTTCGGTCGACGCTGGCGACCGCACCGGACGCAATCGACGAGGCCAACACCGCGTTCACCGGCATCCGCCCCAGTTTCCCCGCGCTGGCCGCCAGCCTCGCCAACCTGGGTCGGGTGGGCGTCATCTACCACAAGTCGATCGAACAACTCCTGGTCGTGCTGCCGGCGCTGTTCGCCGCGATCATCACGATGGCGGGTGGGCCTCCTCTTGACGAGGGCGGCAAGCTGGACTTCAAGCTCGACCTCAACGACCCGCCGCCGTGCGCCGTCGGCTTCCTGCCGCCACCGTTGATGCGTACACCGGCCGACGAGACGGTGCGCGAGCTGCCAAGAGACATGTACTGCAAGGTCGCTCAGAACGATCCGAGCACCGTGCGCGGCGCACGCAACTACCCCTGCCAAGAATTTCCCGGCAAGCGGGCTCCGACGATTCAGCTGTGTCGTGACCCGAAGGGCTATGTTCCGATCGGCCGTAACCCGTGGCGTGGTCCACCGGTCCCGTACAACACGCCCCAGACAAATGGGCTGAACACTTTGCCGCCCAACAAGTTCCCCTACATTCCGCTAGAAGCGGAGCCGGATCCGGGTACTCCGATCGTCGGGCCGCCGCCACCTGGTGTGGTGCCCGGGCCCGGGCCGTTGCCCAACAAGCAGCCCGCCTTCGATCCGCCGCCGCCAAACGACAGCGGGCCGCCGCCGGGCAATCCGTCATGGATGCCGCCGGGCGTCCCGCCGGTGCCGCCCCAGATCCCGTTCCCGAAGTGGCTGCCGCCGCCATCGCCACCACAGGCTATGGGGCCGCCAGTCGCGCCGAGCCTGCCTAACGGCCCCGCGTACACGACCTATGACGAAAGCACCGGAGCATTCCGGGACCCGGCAGGAGGCACTGGTATCTTCGCGGCCGGCGCGAACACGTCCAACGCCGAGAATTGGGAGGACCTGATGCTTGATCCAAGGCCGATGTAGTGGCCTCCGCAGTCAATGGCGACCAAACGACGGCACCGCGTGCCCGTCGCCGGGCGTCGCGCCCGGCAGGTCCGGCGAACAGTGATTCGAGCGCGGTCACCGAGGTTGCGCTCGAGGTTTCGGCCGAAGCTAAGAAGCAACCGGCCAAACGCGTCAAGAACCTCAAGGCGCTCAAGCCGCCACCGCGGCGACGGCCGAATGCGCGCATGGTTGGCTGGGTTTCGTTGGCTGCCGGGCTGCTAGCGATTGGCGCGCTGGCCGGCTGTCTGACCGCCTTGATCGTTTCCCAACGGCACGCCGAGGCGGCGCAGGCCCACGATCAGCACTTCGTCGACACCGCCACGCAGACGGTGCAAAACATGTTCAGCTACAAGCAGGACAACATCGACGACAGCGTGAACCGGTTCTACAACGGCACCAGCGGTCCGCTGCGCGGCATGCTCGGCGCCAACAACAATATCGAAAACCTCAAGGCCCTGTTCCGCTCCACCAATGCGACATCCGAGGCAGTGATCAACGGCGCGGC
This window encodes:
- a CDS encoding 3-oxoacyl-ACP reductase; translated protein: MTSSTNATDLSGKVAVVTGAAAGLGRAEALGLARLGATVVVNDIAAALDASDVIDEISAAGSKAVAVSGDISQRSTADELVSCADGLGGLDIVVNNAGITRDRMLFNMSDEEWDQVIAVHLRGHFLLTRNAATYWRSRAKDAGGSIFGRIVNTASEAGLVGPVGQANYGAAKAGIISLTLTAARALGRYGVCANAICPRARTAMTADVFGSAPDIEEGGVDPLSPEHVVNLVQFLSSPAAAEVNGQVFIVYGPQVTLVSAPTAEHRFTADGAAWESAQLSSTLRDYFAGRDPERNFSATALMEQ
- a CDS encoding virulence factor Mce family protein, with product MIDKLTRIQLWIFALITAITLTIMAIFYLRLPATFGIGTYLASADFVAGGGLYKSANVTYRGVAVGRVESVGLNPNGVTAEMRLNSGTPIPSNVVATVKSVSAVGEQYVDLVPPKDPASTKLHNGSRIDRANTRIGQDVSDLLKRAETLVNSLGDTKLRELLHETFQAANGSGPELARLLESARLLVDEANADYPQVSQLIDQAGPLLQSQIRAGADIKSLADGLARFTSEVQHADPQLRSTLATAPDAIDEANTAFTGIRPSFPALAASLANLGRVGVIYHKSIEQLLVVLPALFAAIITMAGGPPLDEGGKLDFKLDLNDPPPCAVGFLPPPLMRTPADETVRELPRDMYCKVAQNDPSTVRGARNYPCQEFPGKRAPTIQLCRDPKGYVPIGRNPWRGPPVPYNTPQTNGLNTLPPNKFPYIPLEAEPDPGTPIVGPPPPGVVPGPGPLPNKQPAFDPPPPNDSGPPPGNPSWMPPGVPPVPPQIPFPKWLPPPSPPQAMGPPVAPSLPNGPAYTTYDESTGAFRDPAGGTGIFAAGANTSNAENWEDLMLDPRPM
- a CDS encoding MCE family protein, which codes for MADAGSRRTTVRLAAALLASLLVAFSVLTYLSYTAAFASVDTVTVAAPRAGLVMDKGAKVKYRGIQIGKVTDINYGGDQARLTLAINSDDMHYIPSNAAVHIAGNTIFGAKSVEFVPPQVPSPTSLRPNAHVQAAAVQLEVNTLFQSLMDLLHKVDQVELNGTLSAFAEGLRGHGDDFGALLSGLNTLTQQTNPKLPALQEDFRKTAIVTGVYADAAPDLNTIFDNLPTINKTVVDQQKNLNNTLLATIGLSNNAYETLQPAEQDFIDAINRLRAPLKVASDYSPEFGCLFKGIDRGLKEFGPILGVRKAGLFTSSSFVLGAPAYTFPESLPIVNASGGPNCRGLPDIPNKQNGGSWYRAPFLVTDNANIPYEPFTELQFDAPSTLQFLFHGSFAERDDF
- a CDS encoding virulence factor Mce family protein is translated as MPSNAKRERDPLRTGVFGVVLVLCVVLLAFGYANLPFYPQGRVYDAYFSDAGGISPGNSVYVSGFKVGKVQAVGLAGDSAKVTFSVDRHIAVGDQSLAAIRTDTILGERSIAVTPAGHGKATTIPRSRTTTPYTLAGALEDLGQNANDLDKPQFEQALNVLTDTLHGATPELRGALDGVTSLSRTLNRRDEALQSLLAHAKSVTGVLSQRADQVNKLVDDGNELFAALDERSAALGQLISGISGLSAQLSGFVADNRKEFGPALSKLNDVLSNLNERRDYITEALKRLPTYATELGEVVGSGPGFNVNVYGVIPAPLLATMFDFFYQPGKLPASLSDYLRGLIQERWTIRPKSP
- a CDS encoding mammalian cell entry protein, with product MASAVNGDQTTAPRARRRASRPAGPANSDSSAVTEVALEVSAEAKKQPAKRVKNLKALKPPPRRRPNARMVGWVSLAAGLLAIGALAGCLTALIVSQRHAEAAQAHDQHFVDTATQTVQNMFSYKQDNIDDSVNRFYNGTSGPLRGMLGANNNIENLKALFRSTNATSEAVINGAALEGIDTATDNASVLVSVRVTVADIDGVHKPSQPYRLRVIVHEDEQGHMTGYDLKYPDGGN
- a CDS encoding virulence factor Mce family protein is translated as MIQRIAGSRGLRYTTIIALIAVLVGGVYVLTSQANNRTIVGYFTSAVGLYPGDQVRVLGVPIGKIDSIEPRPSDVKITMTVPKDVKIPKDAKAVIMSPNLVAARFIQLAPAYTGGAVLPDGASIDLNRTAVPVEWDEVKEALTQLAVSLGPAGGSVQGPLGAAINQAADTFDGKGQSFHGALQELSQVAGRLGDSRNDIFGTVKNLQVLVNALSASNEQIVQFAGSVASVSQVLADSSRHLDNTLGTLNQALTDIRGFLHENNSTLIDTVNQLNDFSKTLSDQSDNIEQILHVAGPGIANFYNIYDPAQGTLNGLLSIPEFANPVQFICGGSFETAAGSRAPDYYRRAELCRERLGPVLRRLAVNYPPVMFHPLNTITAYKGQIIYDTPETQAKAQTPIPQLTWIPAPGVPPPAVQNPADLQALLVPTAPQAGPPPGAPAGAGPAPAPGPAPGSAFGPLPGPAQGPSAGLQNGPGAGG
- a CDS encoding virulence factor Mce family protein produces the protein MRRILLRSSALASGTVLLAGCQFGGLNSLSMPGTAGHGSGAYSITVEMPDVATMPQNSPVMVDDVTVGSVSGIAAEQRADGSFYAAVKLALDKNVVLPANATATVAQTSLLGSLHIDLAPPKGKPATGRLVDGSKISESNTGRFPTTEEVFSALGVVVNKGNLGALEEITDETYQAVAGRQGQFKDLMPRLAELTSGLNRQVGDIINAVDGLNRFSATLERDKANLGRALDTLPEALKVLNKNREHIVEAFSALKKLATVTSHVLSKTKVDFAEDLKALYSVVKALNDNRKNLVTSLQILLTFPFPNYGIKQAVRGDYLNVFTTFDLTLRRLGETFFTTSYALDPNMMHMSEILNPPDFLTGELANLSGQAADPFKIPPGTASGQ
- a CDS encoding MlaE family ABC transporter permease; protein product: MSYDLTYRFRNIAARLQGPVDDFGEQALFYGQTMRYVPNALTRYRKETIRLVAEMTLGAGALVMIGGTVGVAAFLTLASGGVIAVQGYSSLGNIGIEALTGFLSAFLNVRVVAPVIAGIALAATIGAGATAQLGAMRVSEEIDAVECMAVHSVSYLVSTRLIAGLVAIIPLYSLSVLAAFFAARFTTVFINGQSAGLYDHYFNTFLIPSDLLWSFLQAIVMSIAVMLVHTYYGYNTSGGPVGVGIAVGQAVRTSLIVVVVITLFISLAVYGASGNFNLSG
- a CDS encoding MlaE family ABC transporter permease, producing MIEQLAVPARAVGGFFEMMIDTARASFRRPFQGREFLDQTWMIARVSLVPTLLVSIPFTVLVAFTLNILLREIGAADLSGAGTAFGTITQLGPVVTVLVVAGAGATAICADLGARTIREEIDAMRVLGIDPIHRLVVPRVLASTVVALLLNGLVCAIGLSGGYVFSVFLQGVNPGAFINGLTVLTGLRELVLAEVKALLFGVMAGLVGCYRGLTVKGGPKGVGNAVNETVVYAFICLFVINVVMTAIGVRFSTK
- a CDS encoding MCE family protein, encoding MASSELPSHRSMVIKVSVFTVTMLLVAAGLVVVFGDFRFGDESTYHATFIDASKLKAGQKVRISGVPVGSVNGLKLNPDNTVDVAFEIDSRYTLYSSTRAVIRYENLVGDRFLEITSGPGELRKLAPGGTINAQHTQPALDLDALLGGLKPVLKGLDADKVNTISGAVIELLQGQGGALSNVLADTSAFSTALSQRDQLIGDAITNLNGVLGTIDQKSAQFSTSVDQLQQLISGLAKNKDSIAGAIPPLASTTTDLTELLKNSRRPLQGILENTRPLATEIDNRKAEVDNDVEQLGEDYLRLAALGAYGSFFNIYFCSVTIKINGPAGSDIRLPLGGQVDPSVGRCAFAK